Sequence from the Opisthocomus hoazin isolate bOpiHoa1 chromosome 24, bOpiHoa1.hap1, whole genome shotgun sequence genome:
TGTGTGCTCTCCCCATGCCTGCAGCTCTCTTGCTGCAGGGCCTCCCGCCACAGCTAAGGTCGTCCTGCAGCACGGGCAGAGATCCTCTCCGCAGCTGAGCATGGCCTGGGGTTGATGCCATGTCTCCTCAGCCCACCTGCCCACACACACTGCGGAGGTGTTTTTGGATCTATGGCATCATAGCACATCCTCTCCCTAGAGCTTTTTTACCAAGCCTCCACTGGcccagagcaggggctggggctgttcacCAGCCAGGGCTGACCCAGACCACAGAACTGTGAGCGCTGGTGAGAGCACTCATTTTCCCAAGGTGTAGACGACCTTGTCTTTTCCCCTTTACCAGCTCCTGAAAAGTCATGGACGAGATAGTTCTGGGTGGAGCAAAGCACCCAGCAACGCACTGAGCCAGGTTTCATTCCCGGCCCCTGAGGCAGGGCACGAGCTGCTGGCGTTCGTAGGGGTGGCAGGTGAGCGTGCCTTCGGAGGGCACCGATGCCACCACTCCCCATCGGCGTGCGAGGACCAGTGCATGGAGCCTCTCGCTCTGTCTGGGCTGCCCGACCTCACTCCCCCCATCGCTGCTGAGCAGCACCCACTCCCAGCCCAGTACTCACCTGTGGTAGGGATGCCCTCCGGAGCGCagagctgtggagcagcagctcTCAGGGGTATTTGTAGGGCCCTCTGCGGTGGGCAGGGTGAGCGGGTCTGGCTTCCTTTGCAGGATGAACGCAGGCTGGGTTTCCTTGCGCCCTTGGAAAGCACCAGCAGAGATGAAGGCGCCTGTGGTTCAAGGTGCATAGCTTCCTGAGCTGCAAAGAAAATAACCTCGGTGCCAGCAAGAGGCCTTGGAATGGTCTCTTCTGTGAGTGCTTGGCTCCTTGGATGGAATTTCCCCTGGGAACAGCACATTTGGGAAATTTGAAGAGTGTAGCTCAGTAAATAAACACTTGAACACCGGTCACCAACCAGTGTGGAGAGCAAACACTGGGGATGTCCCCGCCTCCCACCATTACAGCAGGGTGTTGGGTCAACTGGTTCTTGTTTAATGTGCTCTTGGCAAGCCCAGCCTAGCTCCTGGTGGGGAAGTCAGAGCAGTCCCGAGACTCCCAGAGAGGCTGTTGTGGGACGGTATTTGGAGCGGCGGGTGCTTTCTGGACTGcatggcagcagggagagggttGTGGCAGAGGGCGAAGCAGGAGAGGTCTCTGTTCCCCAGTGGGCCACAGTCCTGATCTGCTGGGATGCGGCTGAAGGGGCCTGCAGAAAGACACTGGCTGAAGGGTTTCTCTGGACAATCTGAGACAGCTGTGGTCTCTGGGGCGCTGGGTCTGCGAGACTGGTCACACAGGAGAGATGGCCACAGAGGAAAGCATGTGTCTTCCCAGGAACAGAGCGAAACCGGGAGGATGGAGGGCAGCAATGGGGACCTGGCCATGTACAGAGGGGAACGGAGGGGTCTGAGCATGCACGGAGGCGAAAGCAGAAGACTTGACCCTGTGTGCATAGAGAGGGAATGGAGGGGATCTGAGTGTGCATGGAGGGAAAATGGAAGGGAATTGAGGGTGTGCAGCGCTAGTGGAAGGGATCTGATGGCAGAAGCTGTAGGAACTGAGCACCCGCAGAAGGGACAGGTGGCATCTGAGTGTCGATGGAGGGCAGCAATGGGAATCTGAGGGCACTGGTCGCGGCAAAGAGGGATGTGAGCACAGAGGGGAGAAGTCAGCACTAAGCAGACACTGGAAGGAATAGAGGAGATGTGAGTATTCGAGGAGGGGAACAGAGGAGATCTGGGTGCATACGGAGGGAAACAGAGGATGCTTTAGCGTACTAGGAGGGGAATGGAGGGGATCTGTTTGTGCAAGGAGGACAACAGAGGGGTTCCAACAGAGCATGGCGAGGGGAATGGAGAGGATATGACAGCAGCTGGATACGAATGGAGAGCATCTGAGAGTGCTTGGAACTGAACAGAATGAATCCGAGGGTATCTAGAAGCACCCAGAAGGGAACAGAGGGAATCTGAAAGCATGTAGAGAGGGCATGGCTTGGGTGTAACGCACTCAGAAAGGACAgcagggactgggagggtgcACGAAGGGGAGTGGAGGAGATCTGAGCATGCATGGATGGGAACTGCGGGGTTCCAAGGCACAGGTAGGGAAGCAGAGAGGATCTACAAGCACTCAGAAGGGAATAGGGGGTAACTGAGGGTCCACAGAGGGGCACAGCAGGAGCCTGAGAATGCAAAGAGAAGAATGACAGGGACTACAGTGGCACGTGGGGGAACAGAGAGTGCATGGAGGGGAATGGAGAGGATCTGAATGCACACAGAATTGAATGTGTGGCTTCGATGCGCCCTCTGATGCTCCACAGGGTCTTTCATTTGCCCTCTGGTGCAATGCAGAGACTTCCACTCAGTCCTCTCGTCCCCTAAGAATCGTTCCTTTTACCTTTTGGTGCACCCAAAAGAAGGTGCACCTTCGGAGGCCTCTGGTTTTCCTCCTGTACACCTCAGACTCCTCCGTTTGCCTTCTGGTGCCACCTAGAACCCCGCACTTTCTTTGCAGTGCACCCCAGTATCCGACATTTGCCTTCCTTTTCATGCCAGAGCCCTCCGTATGCCCTCAGGTGCTCCCCAAGCCTTCTCATGCACCCCGTTTCCCCCTGA
This genomic interval carries:
- the LOC104328589 gene encoding LOW QUALITY PROTEIN: angiopoietin-related protein 1-like (The sequence of the model RefSeq protein was modified relative to this genomic sequence to represent the inferred CDS: deleted 1 base in 1 codon), coding for MRRLGEHLRAYGGLWHEKEGKCRILGCTAKKIPSVPFWVLLDTLGFILFSSKHSQMLSIRIQLLSYPLHSPRHALSPLFPSSNTHISSIPSSVCLVLTSPLCAHIPLCRDQCPQIPIAALHRHSDATCPFCGVKSSAFASVHAQTPPFPSVHGQVPIAALHPPGPFSRIPADQDCGPLGNRDLSCFALCHNPLPAAMQSRKHPPLQIPSALRRASLPQDCSEVPRGSPSGVYVIQPAGLHPIMLYCEMNVTDGGWMVIQRNRQSTEITWAESWSTYKNGFGNVRIEYWLGTEYIHQISKQKVCQARFVIWDAANNIKLADYSFFSVEDESQGYWLRLGTYSGTAEDAMGSDNPRNMHSNMKFSTKDRDQDTYRGNCASRYGGGWWYSVCYSAQLNVKGAITWGSLCSRNCKASAIFIKPAPHH